A single Streptomyces sp. Edi2 DNA region contains:
- a CDS encoding polysaccharide deacetylase family protein, whose amino-acid sequence MPKQMSTARRTSIAGLLAATTLTLALSGCATYDVTAPADARADAPASDVKAKDARLAAAKDAKNADGQGGSGGDVDCRKAKCVALTFDAGPSEHTNRLLDILKKEKVHATFFMLGQNHVDKRPAEVKRIDAEGHELANHTWSHQILTDIKPEEATRELSRVQDAVRKITGKAPKLMRPPQGRTDEDVSEISKRLGLAQVLWSVTAKDYQTNDSALITKRVLEQTERDGIILLHDIYKGTVPAVPGILKELKKRGYTVVTVSQLLSPAKPEPGMVYRP is encoded by the coding sequence TGCGCCACCTACGACGTCACCGCCCCGGCCGACGCCCGCGCCGACGCACCGGCCTCCGACGTCAAGGCGAAGGACGCCCGGCTCGCCGCGGCCAAGGACGCCAAGAACGCAGACGGCCAGGGCGGCAGCGGCGGCGACGTCGACTGCCGCAAGGCGAAGTGCGTCGCGCTCACCTTTGACGCGGGCCCCAGCGAGCACACCAACCGCCTGCTGGACATCCTCAAAAAGGAGAAGGTGCACGCGACCTTCTTCATGCTCGGCCAGAACCATGTCGACAAGCGCCCCGCCGAGGTGAAGCGGATCGACGCCGAGGGCCATGAGCTGGCCAACCACACCTGGTCGCACCAGATCCTGACCGACATCAAGCCCGAAGAGGCCACCCGCGAGCTGTCCCGCGTCCAGGACGCGGTCCGCAAGATCACCGGCAAGGCGCCGAAACTGATGCGCCCGCCGCAGGGCAGGACCGACGAAGACGTATCCGAGATCAGCAAGCGACTCGGTCTGGCGCAGGTCCTGTGGAGCGTGACCGCCAAGGACTACCAGACCAACGACTCGGCCCTGATCACCAAGCGGGTGCTCGAGCAGACCGAGCGCGACGGCATCATCCTGCTGCACGACATCTACAAGGGGACCGTGCCGGCCGTCCCCGGCATCCTCAAGGAACTGAAGAAGCGCGGCTACACGGTCGTCACGGTCTCCCAGCTGCTGTCCCCGGCGAAGCCGGAGCCGGGGATGGTCTACCGCCCGTAG
- a CDS encoding VanZ family protein produces MARTQQGDEAAWSPVAARAPLAVRILLLVLAFAAMVAFAVALARVTLTPSAASVPLTHPNLRPGDSIRSYLAQPHLADTVKQLGGNVLLGAPFGVLLPVLLPRARGLLRVGVATALVMLLVELVQGALITGRAFDIDDVILNCAGALIGYLLLGRRLGRAVHPRRRHWWHRLSGKGAAVGQQPPTASKAPAP; encoded by the coding sequence ATGGCGCGTACGCAACAGGGCGACGAGGCGGCGTGGTCCCCCGTGGCCGCGCGGGCCCCGCTGGCCGTCCGGATCCTTCTGCTGGTGCTGGCGTTCGCCGCGATGGTGGCCTTCGCGGTGGCGCTGGCCCGGGTCACGCTGACCCCGTCGGCGGCCTCGGTGCCGCTGACCCACCCCAACCTCCGCCCCGGCGACTCGATCCGGAGCTATCTGGCGCAACCGCACCTGGCCGATACGGTCAAGCAGCTCGGTGGCAACGTCCTGTTGGGGGCGCCGTTCGGGGTGCTGCTGCCGGTGCTGCTGCCCCGGGCGCGCGGGCTGCTCCGGGTCGGTGTGGCGACGGCGTTGGTGATGCTGCTGGTGGAGCTGGTGCAGGGGGCACTGATCACCGGCCGGGCGTTCGACATCGATGATGTGATCCTCAACTGCGCCGGCGCGCTGATCGGCTATCTGTTGCTGGGGCGCCGGCTGGGCCGCGCGGTGCATCCGCGGCGCAGGCACTGGTGGCACCGGCTCAGCGGGAAGGGGGCGGCGGTGGGGCAGCAGCCGCCCACGGCCTCCAAGGCGCCCGCTCCGTAG
- a CDS encoding alpha/beta hydrolase-fold protein, with protein sequence MGLTSQSLEYTVIVLAVACVAATVWLWPRLSRRGVGPVLGRLGAIMVTQVSIVCALALAVNTNFEFYGNWDELLGNNDKAPVSVSQGGGQYASVGNMKGGLVQPAGSQGLDRVTGLPKGPEDKVGKVESVRIVGRRTRAINPGFVYLPPQYFQQQFRRQRFPVMVVISGYPGGIMNLAQHLQVPQNAGRLIAQGKMQPTVIVMVRPTIAPPRDTECVDVPGGPQAETFFTKDLPDAMKSAYRVGHDPSAWGAFGYSSGGSCSLQLAMRNPHAYTSAVSLSGDYAIKDDLTTGSLFGPGPEGAQREREHDLLWRLKNMPAPQISALVASSRKGEADYGETMKFIHAAKSPMSVDSIILPQGSHQFATWRREVVPALEWQSQQLTFPQDTEAASPSQKPGAGAAGKGGAPGKGGAPGADQQAGPSKAPTASDDKGRRRVEAERPRG encoded by the coding sequence ATGGGGCTGACCAGTCAGTCGCTCGAATACACGGTGATCGTGCTGGCGGTGGCCTGCGTCGCCGCCACGGTGTGGCTCTGGCCCCGGCTGTCGCGGCGCGGGGTGGGCCCCGTTCTGGGCAGACTGGGCGCCATCATGGTCACCCAGGTGTCCATCGTGTGTGCGCTCGCCCTCGCCGTGAACACGAACTTCGAGTTCTACGGCAACTGGGACGAGCTGCTGGGCAACAACGACAAGGCCCCGGTGTCCGTGAGCCAGGGGGGCGGGCAGTACGCCTCGGTCGGCAACATGAAGGGCGGGCTGGTCCAGCCGGCCGGTTCGCAGGGCCTCGACCGGGTGACCGGACTGCCCAAGGGGCCCGAGGACAAGGTGGGCAAGGTCGAGTCCGTACGGATCGTCGGCCGCCGTACCCGGGCCATCAACCCCGGCTTCGTCTACCTGCCGCCGCAGTACTTCCAGCAGCAGTTCCGCCGTCAGCGGTTCCCTGTCATGGTCGTCATCAGCGGCTACCCCGGCGGGATCATGAACCTCGCGCAGCATCTCCAGGTGCCGCAGAACGCCGGCCGGCTGATCGCGCAGGGCAAGATGCAGCCGACGGTGATCGTGATGGTCCGGCCGACGATCGCGCCGCCGCGGGACACCGAGTGTGTGGATGTGCCGGGCGGGCCGCAGGCCGAGACGTTCTTCACCAAGGACCTGCCGGACGCCATGAAGTCGGCCTACCGGGTGGGCCACGATCCCAGTGCCTGGGGCGCGTTCGGGTACTCGTCCGGTGGTAGCTGCTCGCTGCAGCTGGCGATGCGCAACCCGCATGCCTACACCTCGGCGGTTTCGCTCTCGGGCGACTACGCGATCAAGGACGATCTGACCACCGGCAGCCTCTTCGGCCCCGGCCCCGAGGGCGCTCAGCGGGAGCGTGAGCATGATCTGCTGTGGCGGCTGAAGAACATGCCCGCGCCGCAGATCTCCGCGCTGGTCGCCAGCAGCCGTAAGGGCGAGGCGGATTACGGCGAGACCATGAAGTTCATCCATGCCGCAAAGTCACCGATGTCGGTCGACTCCATCATCCTGCCGCAGGGCAGCCACCAGTTCGCGACCTGGCGGCGCGAGGTCGTGCCCGCCCTGGAGTGGCAGAGCCAGCAGCTGACGTTCCCGCAGGACACCGAGGCTGCCTCCCCGTCGCAGAAGCCGGGGGCGGGCGCAGCGGGTAAGGGCGGCGCTCCGGGGAAGGGCGGCGCTCCGGGCGCCGACCAGCAGGCCGGACCGTCCAAGGCGCCGACGGCGTCCGACGACAAGGGGCGCCGACGGGTGGAGGCGGAGCGCCCCCGGGGGTGA
- a CDS encoding VWA domain-containing protein codes for MGIRSLLRNAFGRSKATREETGAAPSGADKPESATIPEAREESTPAAAPEAEVPAARTAPTESPDTDPAPAPAPTTATLPAQGGRADRGDRADRGDRAAEISAVREDKAGADVEPQADANGDADTDADADAGAPATTEPSTAEAAPAATPTASDPVSDLVSQAFDKPEPVAETEPAVAETEAEPTAEPAVAAEPTGEPAVKVVVEPADKAVAETAVADTVSEAETETEPPVAEVAAAPEATPEPEEKPEEKVEATADAEPKADAEAKADTEAKVADQPEATPEAEPTTDPAPEAEVKAAGLQAAEAKTADVKAAEDKAAAAEPTAVAATEPAAEPKPKADDRPEAPASLATTAPALLSLYKSAAATLDKHGLATQRAAVYLVVDRSGSMRNYYKDGTVQNLAEQALGLSAHFDDDATVPVVFFSTDIDGTADIDLTNYEGRIAELHAGLGHMGRTNYHWAINAVVEHYKKSGSTAPAFVIFQTDGAPTSKPAAEKALCEAAGLPIFWQFIGFGDPDAKGFDFLRKLDDLAVPEKRVVDNAGFFHAGRDPRGLSHDELYQQLMVEFPEWLAEARTAGIIKDN; via the coding sequence ATGGGCATTCGGAGTCTGCTGCGCAACGCTTTCGGTCGCTCCAAGGCGACCCGTGAAGAAACCGGCGCGGCCCCGAGCGGCGCCGACAAGCCGGAGTCCGCGACCATCCCGGAGGCTCGCGAAGAGTCCACCCCGGCCGCCGCCCCCGAAGCCGAGGTCCCGGCCGCACGGACCGCCCCCACGGAGAGCCCCGACACGGACCCGGCTCCGGCTCCGGCGCCGACGACCGCGACGCTGCCGGCACAGGGCGGCCGCGCGGACCGGGGAGACCGGGCGGACCGGGGAGACCGGGCAGCGGAGATCTCCGCGGTGCGGGAGGACAAGGCTGGTGCCGACGTCGAGCCGCAGGCCGACGCCAATGGCGATGCCGATACGGATGCGGACGCCGATGCCGGTGCACCCGCGACGACCGAGCCGTCCACCGCGGAAGCGGCCCCGGCTGCCACCCCGACCGCTTCCGACCCGGTCTCCGACCTGGTGAGCCAGGCCTTCGACAAGCCGGAGCCCGTGGCGGAGACCGAGCCTGCAGTTGCCGAGACCGAGGCCGAGCCGACGGCCGAGCCTGCGGTGGCGGCCGAGCCGACGGGCGAGCCGGCGGTGAAGGTCGTCGTGGAGCCTGCGGACAAGGCAGTTGCCGAGACTGCAGTTGCCGACACCGTGTCAGAGGCCGAGACAGAGACCGAGCCGCCCGTGGCAGAGGTGGCGGCAGCGCCGGAGGCCACGCCCGAGCCGGAAGAGAAGCCTGAGGAGAAGGTGGAGGCAACGGCCGACGCCGAGCCCAAGGCTGACGCCGAGGCAAAGGCCGACACCGAGGCCAAGGTCGCCGACCAGCCGGAAGCCACCCCCGAGGCCGAGCCGACGACCGACCCGGCGCCCGAAGCCGAGGTGAAGGCCGCCGGGCTGCAGGCAGCCGAGGCGAAGACAGCCGACGTGAAGGCCGCCGAGGACAAGGCCGCAGCAGCCGAGCCGACGGCCGTGGCGGCGACCGAGCCGGCCGCCGAGCCCAAGCCGAAGGCCGACGACCGGCCCGAGGCCCCGGCCTCCCTCGCCACCACGGCCCCCGCGCTCCTCAGCCTCTACAAGTCCGCGGCCGCCACCCTGGACAAGCACGGCCTCGCCACCCAGCGCGCCGCCGTCTACCTGGTCGTCGACCGCTCCGGCTCGATGCGCAACTACTACAAGGACGGCACCGTCCAGAACCTCGCCGAGCAGGCCCTCGGCCTCTCCGCCCACTTCGACGACGACGCCACCGTCCCCGTCGTCTTCTTCTCCACCGACATCGACGGCACCGCCGACATCGACCTCACCAACTACGAGGGCCGCATCGCGGAACTGCACGCCGGCCTCGGCCACATGGGCCGTACGAATTACCACTGGGCCATCAACGCCGTCGTCGAGCACTACAAGAAGTCCGGCTCCACCGCCCCGGCCTTCGTCATCTTCCAGACCGACGGCGCCCCGACCTCCAAGCCGGCCGCCGAAAAGGCGCTCTGCGAGGCGGCCGGGCTCCCCATCTTCTGGCAGTTCATCGGCTTCGGGGACCCGGACGCCAAGGGCTTCGACTTCCTCCGCAAGCTCGACGACCTGGCCGTCCCGGAGAAGCGCGTCGTCGACAATGCCGGCTTCTTCCACGCCGGCCGCGACCCGCGCGGCCTCTCCCACGACGAGCTCTACCAGCAGCTGATGGTCGAGTTCCCCGAGTGGCTCGCCGAGGCCCGCACCGCGGGCATCATCAAGGACAACTGA
- a CDS encoding MFS transporter, whose amino-acid sequence MGEASREGGGEPPPAPRRPSVPSWATAAEPDPRRWWALVVIAIAQLMVVLDATIVNIALPSAQRDLGMSDANRQWVITAYTLAFGGLLLLGGRIADLVGRKKTFMIGLVGFAVASGLGGAATGSGLLFGARALQGAFAALLAPSALSLLTTTFTIGKERSKAFGIYGAIAGGGAAIGLIAGGLLTEYLDWRWCLYVNVPIAVIALTGAAVFLRDRSERGRVSLDAPGVVLGCSGLVAIVYGCSEAEPRGWGDGLVLGLLVGGVALLGVFAWWQTRARHPLLPLHIVRNRNRGGAFLTMALAVIGLFGMFLFMTYYLQTVLGYSPVRTGVAFLPMVAAIVVGSTQISARLLHRIPPRFLMVPGALLASAGLFTLTFLTAEPAYVSHVLPAMLLVGLGMGLTFMPVLATATSGVAPHDSGVTSATVNTAQQVGGSIGTALLNTIATSTSAAYVADHLAAAARSSGALGLTPAVREGIVKSGVVHGFTVAIGVGSAIMLLAALIAGLMVNGRPARQGRAPAADSAESADAAA is encoded by the coding sequence ATGGGTGAGGCGAGCCGAGAGGGGGGTGGCGAGCCGCCACCGGCGCCGCGCCGGCCCAGCGTTCCCTCCTGGGCCACCGCGGCCGAGCCCGATCCACGGCGCTGGTGGGCGCTGGTGGTGATCGCGATTGCACAGTTGATGGTGGTGCTGGACGCGACCATCGTGAATATCGCGCTGCCGTCGGCCCAGCGGGACCTGGGGATGTCGGATGCGAACCGCCAGTGGGTGATCACCGCGTACACGCTCGCTTTCGGCGGGCTGCTGCTGCTCGGCGGGCGGATCGCCGACCTGGTGGGACGGAAGAAAACCTTCATGATCGGGCTGGTCGGCTTCGCCGTCGCGTCCGGGCTGGGCGGCGCGGCCACCGGGTCCGGGCTGCTGTTCGGGGCGCGGGCACTGCAGGGCGCCTTCGCCGCGCTGCTGGCGCCCTCCGCGCTGTCCTTGCTGACCACCACCTTCACCATCGGGAAGGAACGCAGCAAGGCCTTCGGGATCTACGGGGCGATCGCGGGCGGAGGCGCGGCCATCGGACTGATCGCCGGCGGGCTGCTGACCGAATATCTGGACTGGCGCTGGTGCCTGTACGTGAACGTCCCGATCGCCGTGATCGCCCTCACCGGCGCCGCAGTCTTTCTGCGCGACCGGTCCGAGCGGGGGCGCGTCTCGCTGGACGCTCCGGGTGTGGTGCTGGGCTGCAGCGGTCTGGTCGCGATCGTTTACGGGTGCAGCGAAGCGGAGCCGCGGGGCTGGGGGGACGGGCTGGTCCTCGGGCTGCTGGTGGGGGGTGTGGCGCTGCTGGGCGTCTTCGCGTGGTGGCAGACGAGGGCACGTCACCCCCTGCTGCCGTTGCACATCGTCCGCAACCGGAATCGTGGCGGCGCCTTCCTGACGATGGCGCTGGCGGTCATCGGGCTGTTCGGAATGTTCCTGTTCATGACCTATTACCTGCAGACCGTGCTCGGATATTCACCGGTCAGGACCGGAGTGGCCTTCCTGCCGATGGTGGCGGCGATCGTCGTCGGGTCGACGCAGATCTCGGCGAGGCTGCTGCACCGGATCCCGCCCCGGTTCCTGATGGTCCCGGGGGCGCTCCTCGCCTCCGCGGGGCTCTTCACCCTGACGTTCCTGACGGCCGAGCCCGCGTATGTCTCCCATGTGCTTCCGGCCATGCTGCTCGTCGGCCTCGGCATGGGCCTGACCTTTATGCCGGTGCTGGCGACGGCCACATCCGGGGTGGCTCCGCACGACTCCGGTGTCACGTCCGCGACGGTCAACACGGCGCAGCAGGTGGGCGGTTCGATCGGTACGGCGCTGCTGAACACGATCGCGACCTCGACGAGTGCGGCGTATGTCGCGGATCACCTGGCGGCCGCGGCCCGCAGCAGCGGGGCCCTCGGGCTCACCCCGGCGGTGCGGGAGGGGATCGTGAAGAGCGGTGTGGTGCACGGGTTTACCGTGGCCATCGGGGTGGGTTCGGCGATCATGCTGCTGGCCGCGCTCATCGCCGGGCTGATGGTCAACGGCCGGCCCGCGAGGCAGGGCCGGGCCCCGGCGGCGGACAGCGCGGAGTCGGCGGACGCGGCGGCGTGA
- the metG gene encoding methionine--tRNA ligase, with translation MARHLITSALPYINGIKHLGNMVGSMLPADVYARYMRQRGHDVLYICATDEHGTPAELAAKDAGQSVGTFCAEQHDKQKAIYEGFSLAFDYFGRSSSRENVELTQHFARKLHENGFIEERAIRQVFSVADDRFLPDRYIVGTCPHCGYDKARGDQCENCTRVLDPTDLIDARSAISGSGELEVRETKHLFLLQSKLQHEVEGWLDGNGSKDWPTLASSIAHKWLTEGLQDRAITRDLDWGVPVPADVWPELAAEGKVFYVWFDAPIEYIGSTKEWADAVSDGSRDWKSWWYEADDVRYTEFMAKDNVPFHSVMFPATQLGTREPWKKVDFLKAFNWLNYYGGKFSTSQRRGIFTDAALELLPADYWRYFLIANAPESDDTSFTWELFSASVNKDLADTLGNFVNRVLSFSRKRFGDEVPAGAEAGPAEQKLGEEIAGLLSEYEGHMEALQFRKASASLRALWSAGNSYLEEKAPWLEIKTDKDAAALTLRTAMNLIHLYAIVSEPFIPSSAKAMRGAFALENDTAVWVSSEEAKALDSVPAGTPFTVPPVLFAKITEEDLESYRERFGGAEQ, from the coding sequence ATGGCTCGACACCTCATCACCAGCGCCCTTCCGTATATCAACGGGATCAAGCACCTGGGCAACATGGTGGGGTCCATGCTCCCGGCGGATGTGTACGCCCGCTATATGCGGCAGCGCGGGCACGACGTGCTCTACATCTGCGCGACGGACGAGCACGGGACCCCCGCCGAGCTGGCGGCGAAGGACGCGGGCCAGTCGGTCGGCACGTTCTGCGCGGAGCAGCACGACAAGCAGAAGGCGATCTACGAGGGCTTCAGCCTCGCCTTCGACTACTTCGGCCGGAGCTCGTCGCGGGAGAACGTGGAGCTGACGCAGCACTTCGCGCGCAAGCTCCACGAGAACGGCTTCATCGAGGAGCGGGCGATCCGCCAGGTCTTCTCGGTCGCCGACGACCGCTTCCTGCCGGACCGCTACATCGTCGGCACGTGTCCGCACTGCGGCTACGACAAGGCGCGCGGCGACCAGTGCGAGAACTGCACCCGGGTGCTCGACCCGACGGACCTGATCGATGCCCGCTCGGCGATCAGTGGCAGCGGTGAGCTGGAGGTGCGCGAGACCAAGCACCTCTTCCTGCTCCAGTCGAAGCTGCAGCACGAGGTCGAGGGCTGGCTGGACGGCAACGGCAGCAAGGACTGGCCGACGCTGGCCTCGTCCATCGCGCACAAGTGGCTGACCGAGGGCCTTCAGGACCGGGCGATCACCCGTGACCTGGACTGGGGCGTTCCGGTGCCGGCCGATGTGTGGCCGGAGCTGGCGGCCGAGGGCAAGGTCTTCTACGTCTGGTTCGACGCCCCGATCGAGTACATCGGGTCGACCAAGGAGTGGGCGGACGCCGTCTCCGACGGAAGCCGCGACTGGAAGTCGTGGTGGTACGAGGCCGATGACGTCCGGTACACGGAGTTCATGGCCAAGGACAACGTGCCGTTCCACTCCGTGATGTTCCCGGCGACGCAGCTGGGCACCCGCGAGCCGTGGAAGAAGGTCGACTTCCTCAAGGCCTTCAACTGGCTCAACTACTACGGCGGGAAGTTCTCCACCTCCCAGCGGCGCGGCATCTTCACGGACGCGGCGCTGGAGCTGCTGCCCGCCGACTACTGGCGCTACTTCCTGATCGCCAACGCCCCGGAGTCGGACGACACCTCCTTCACCTGGGAGCTGTTCTCGGCGTCGGTCAACAAGGACCTGGCGGACACCCTCGGCAACTTCGTCAACCGGGTGCTGTCGTTCTCGCGCAAGCGGTTCGGTGACGAGGTGCCCGCGGGCGCCGAAGCCGGGCCCGCGGAGCAGAAGCTCGGCGAGGAGATCGCCGGGCTGCTCTCGGAGTACGAGGGCCACATGGAGGCGCTGCAGTTCCGTAAGGCCTCGGCCTCGCTGCGCGCCCTGTGGAGCGCGGGCAACTCCTACCTGGAGGAGAAGGCCCCGTGGCTGGAGATCAAGACCGACAAGGACGCGGCGGCGCTGACGCTGCGTACGGCGATGAACCTCATCCACCTGTACGCGATCGTCTCCGAGCCGTTCATCCCGTCGTCGGCCAAGGCGATGCGGGGGGCCTTCGCCCTGGAGAACGACACCGCGGTGTGGGTCTCATCGGAGGAGGCGAAGGCGCTGGACTCGGTGCCCGCCGGGACGCCCTTCACCGTGCCGCCGGTGCTCTTCGCGAAGATCACCGAAGAGGACCTGGAGTCCTACCGCGAGCGCTTCGGCGGCGCGGAGCAGTAG
- the aspS gene encoding aspartate--tRNA ligase gives MHRYRSHNCGELRAADVDTDVRLSGWLHNRRDLGGILFIDLRDHYGLVQLVARPGTPANEALGSLTKETVVRIDGKVSARGADNVNPDLPTGEIEIEVSDVEVLGAADQIPFTINADDGVNEERRLEYRFLDLRRERMHRNIMLRTAVISAIRHKMVTLGFNEMATPILSATSPEGARDFLVPSRLHAGKFYALPQAPQQFKQLLMIAGFDRYFQIAPCFRDEDARADRSPGEFYQLDIEMSFVEQEDVFRPVEKLMTELFTEFGNGRTVTSPFPRIPFREAMLKYGSDKPDLRAELELVDVSDVFAGSGFKAFADKHVRALAVPDTADQSRKFFDQLGDFAVQQGAKGLAWVRVGEENALTGPIAKFLTEDDIKALVAALDLKPGHAVFFGAGEFDEVSKIMGAVRVEAAKRVGRFVEDEFRFCWIVDFPMFEKDEDTGKIEFSHNPFSMPQGGLEALETKDPLDILAWQYDIVCNGTELSSGAIRNHEPEVMYKAFAIAGYDKETVEAEFGGMLRAFKFGAPPHGGIAPGVDRIVMLLADEPNIRETIAFPLNGNAQDLLMGAPSEVEEARLKELHLSLRKPQAK, from the coding sequence ATGCATCGGTACCGGTCCCACAACTGCGGCGAGCTCCGAGCCGCGGACGTCGACACCGACGTCCGCCTCAGCGGCTGGCTGCACAATCGACGTGACCTGGGCGGCATCCTCTTCATCGATCTGCGCGACCACTACGGTCTCGTTCAGCTCGTCGCCCGCCCCGGCACCCCCGCCAACGAGGCCCTCGGCTCCCTGACCAAGGAGACCGTCGTCCGTATCGACGGCAAGGTCAGCGCGCGCGGCGCCGACAACGTCAACCCCGACCTGCCGACGGGCGAGATCGAGATCGAGGTCTCCGACGTCGAGGTGCTCGGCGCCGCCGACCAGATTCCGTTCACGATCAACGCGGACGACGGCGTCAACGAGGAGCGGCGCCTGGAGTACCGCTTCCTCGACCTGCGCCGCGAGCGGATGCACCGCAACATCATGCTGCGCACCGCCGTCATCTCCGCCATCCGTCACAAGATGGTGACCCTCGGCTTCAACGAGATGGCGACCCCGATCCTGTCCGCGACCTCCCCCGAGGGCGCCCGCGACTTCCTGGTCCCCTCGCGTCTGCACGCCGGCAAGTTCTATGCGCTGCCGCAGGCCCCGCAGCAGTTCAAGCAGCTGCTGATGATCGCCGGCTTCGACCGCTACTTCCAGATCGCGCCCTGCTTCCGCGACGAGGACGCCCGCGCGGACCGCTCGCCGGGCGAGTTCTACCAGCTCGACATCGAGATGAGCTTCGTCGAGCAGGAAGATGTCTTCCGGCCCGTCGAGAAGCTGATGACCGAGCTGTTCACCGAGTTCGGCAACGGCCGTACGGTCACCTCCCCCTTCCCGCGCATCCCGTTCCGCGAGGCGATGCTCAAGTACGGCTCCGACAAGCCGGACCTGCGCGCCGAGCTGGAACTGGTCGATGTCTCGGACGTCTTCGCGGGCTCCGGCTTCAAGGCCTTCGCCGACAAGCACGTCCGCGCCCTGGCCGTGCCGGACACCGCCGACCAGTCGCGCAAGTTCTTCGACCAGCTGGGTGACTTCGCCGTCCAGCAGGGCGCCAAGGGCCTGGCCTGGGTCCGGGTCGGTGAGGAGAACGCGCTGACCGGCCCGATCGCCAAGTTCCTCACCGAGGACGACATCAAGGCGCTGGTCGCCGCCCTGGACCTCAAGCCCGGCCACGCCGTCTTCTTCGGCGCCGGTGAGTTCGACGAGGTCTCCAAGATCATGGGCGCGGTCCGCGTCGAGGCCGCCAAGCGCGTCGGCCGCTTCGTCGAGGACGAGTTCCGCTTCTGCTGGATCGTCGACTTCCCGATGTTCGAGAAGGACGAGGACACCGGCAAGATCGAGTTCTCGCACAACCCCTTCTCCATGCCGCAGGGCGGCCTGGAGGCGCTGGAGACCAAGGACCCGCTGGACATCCTGGCCTGGCAGTACGACATCGTCTGCAACGGCACCGAGCTGTCCTCCGGCGCCATCCGTAACCACGAGCCCGAGGTCATGTACAAGGCCTTCGCGATCGCCGGCTACGACAAGGAGACGGTCGAGGCGGAGTTCGGCGGCATGCTCCGTGCCTTCAAGTTCGGCGCCCCGCCGCACGGTGGCATCGCCCCCGGCGTCGACCGCATCGTCATGCTGCTGGCCGACGAGCCCAACATCCGCGAGACCATCGCCTTCCCGCTCAACGGCAATGCCCAGGACCTGCTGATGGGCGCCCCGAGCGAGGTCGAGGAGGCGCGTCTCAAGGAGCTGCACCTCTCGCTGCGCAAGCCGCAGGCGAAGTAG